A stretch of Pyrenophora tritici-repentis strain M4 chromosome 7, whole genome shotgun sequence DNA encodes these proteins:
- a CDS encoding Dimer-Tnp-hAT multi-domain protein: protein MLSIPGSSCECERLFSELGDLLEPRRRSISPQLLAAIQCDRRWIRAGFGSGEVPVKGVISDEEMDAKYANPSEPSELLASAQLAEQANWLSSLSLLIDICGGNNKGLVQKYVRAGIDIHGTYGRSSNIPYAGTLPEDIEPQLREGCSIELHLTTPFAEAIRWRHQHLIEESKNLNHLRWSKLVPVLLAAAEIGNKEMVQQVLRLLEKKRLPPKQLISTLITVAVLGNHESIVDLLLDAGSRPNSGSVLAAILVRNSKLVKLFLDSYIESKDSELAHFAVRWGNPTILNDLIIGGFPINDGRM from the exons atgctatcaatcccaggctcaagctgtgagtgtgagcgcttattcagcgagctgggtgacctcctcgagccccgtcggcgcagcatttctccgcaacttctagcagcaatacagtgcgatcgacgatggataagagctggatttggcagtggtgaggtgcctgtaaagggggttatcagcgatgaggagatggacgcgaaatacg ccaatccgagcgagccgagcgagctgctggcctccgctcaattggctgagcaagccaattggctgagctcgctcagcttgctcattgacatctgtggTGGCAACAACAAAGGACTTGTTCAGAAATATGTCCGAGCCGGTATAGATATTCATGGCACGTATGGCCGGTCATCCAACATACCCTATGCCGGAACCTTACCCGAAGATATTGAGCCTCAGCTTCGGGAAGGATGCTCTATAGAACTTCACTTAACTACGCCGTTTGCGGAAGCTATTAGATGGCGCCATCAGCATCTAATTGAAGAGTCCAAGAACTTGAATCATCTGCGTTGGTCCAAGCTTGTCCCGGTTCTTCTCGCTGCCGCCGAAATTGGCAACAAAGAGATGGTTCAACAGGTCTTGAGGTTGCTCGAAAAGAAGCGGTTACCGCCGAAACAGCTGATTAGCACTTTGATCACCGTAGCTGTGTTGGGGAATCACGAGAGTATCGTCGATCTTCTCTTAGATGCTGGCTCCCGGCCAAATAGCGGAAGTGTCCTTGCAGCTATACTCGTCCGGAACTCCAAACTTGTAAAACTGTTTCTTGATAGCTACATCGAAAGCAAGGATTCGGAACTGGCACACTTTGCAGTCCGTTGGGGGAATCCGACTATTTTGAACGATCTGATAATCGGTGGATTCCCGATCAACGACGGCAGAATGTAA
- a CDS encoding Ank-2 multi-domain protein: MAGGADLNDPGALLAAVSQSMEILDIVLTAFRGRYPTGGRGFFDRALRKAIREKNETIIRKLAEHADLNDTEWLDVKGEVKHRTSERTSDIFTNVEYLCLPTLLREGIATRSVNIVKILLDSGGNPDSTVEMYPNHSLRGRVTAISKAISTGDLAMVKLLHDANANLHFSATLGITHTSLHLAVELGHADIVEYLLDRDVDVNAPPCTFEGGTALQFAAKVGSVGTAELLIQHGAIVNAPGSTYGGQTAFEFAAEFGRMDMLLLLFHKGVDLVSDGGAQIRRACKSAEENGQVAARDLVMQLAEAKGMDVFAMGGYNTVGSIGNVGLPASGGYDFPSESLHGSDMIAI; this comes from the coding sequence ATGGCTGGTGGTGCAGATCTCAACGATCCAGGTGCCCTTTTGGCTGCTGTTTCACAATCGATGGAGATTCTTGACATTGTTCTGACTGCGTTCCGTGGGCGTTATCCCACGGGGGGCAGAGGTTTCTTCGACAGGGCGTTGCGCAAAGCGATTCGAGAAAAAAATGAGACAATCATACGAAAGCTAGCTGAACACGCTGACTTGAACGACACTGAATGGCTTGATGTAAAGGGAGAGGTGAAGCATCGGACGTCTGAACGGACAAGTGATATATTCACGAATGTTGAGTACCTGTGCCTACCGACGTTACTTAGGGAAGGCATCGCTACGCGCAGTGTCAACATCGTAAAAATTCTACTAGACTCTGGCGGCAATCCCGACAGTACAGTGGAGATGTATCCCAATCATTCACTGAGAGGAAGAGTTACGGCCATCTCAAAAGCGATATCGACCGGTGATCTTGCCATGGTGAAGCTGCTACATGACGCCAACGCCAACCTGCACTTCAGCGCAACCCTTGGTATCACACACACGTCGCTACACCTAGCCGTCGAACTAGGTCACGCTGATATTGTAGAATATCTGCTTGACCGCGATGTTGATGTAAACGCGCCACCCTGTACCTTCGAAGGCGGCACAGCTCTTCAGTTCGCCGCAAAAGTCGGCTCCGTTGGCACCGCAGAGCTACTCATACAGCATGGCGCAATCGTCAATGCACCAGGAAGTACATATGGCGGGCAAACCGCTTTCGAATTCGCAGCAGAGTTCGGCAGAATGGACATGTTGCTTCTACTCTTCCATAAAGGCGTAGATCTTGTCTCGGATGGCGGGGCGCAGATACGGAGAGCCTGCAAGTCTGCGGAGGAAAATGGGCAGGTTGCTGCCAGGGATCTAGTTATGCAGCTTGCCGAAGCGAAGGGAATGGATGTCTTTGCAATGGGTGGTTACAACACCGTTGGAAGCATTGGCAATGTGGGCCTTCCGGCAAGTGGGGGTTATGATTTTCCTTCGGAGAGTTTACATGGATCAGACATGATTGCCATCTAA
- a CDS encoding putative ariadne ring protein, translated as MDEPEIQRHIEGANANFLAGCVVSRISLNSSVKITNKFSVKADANTILLSWRRNPGLGFGKVQAILHSIAGALKFYNRNSQEIRGRWNTNALVGFYQPEHALEAIGHFSSQPHMDVHLIYNFYFTTPRELYDAIRAGVLDVMVLVPEVAPFWQEARNDKVTTRLSGANQQQIVNLKRVLEASFAGHIATAPELDPVTKGELDSETAEELGLATRHEIWHEFFSTAPGAVWLQHLARDYEMTIISDKLQQRLRIYDPSENDKKIEEVEYQLAKKVFLLEGSRESHVIHFGKNAFREFLASDKVVRAQSTLGASQVSLDILKKALVLHCPCVDALSLASELNLPFTELERTKDITTTCSQCGQATDQIQFSACNHFICRDCFNNQIHVSASDLTGNYFPLVCWHDDCETPIALADIRRNTTSKTFDALLTASLTHHVRCYPDLYRNCPTTNCKSVYLRHGSYEIFICPTCLAQTCTRCDLQAHAPWTCESYGVHLRNNRRNEELLDDYMALAGTKECPKCATLIEKVDGCHHIECSSCHTHMCWECSNAFPSSDVVYQHMNEVHGDGLSDGEYEDSGEESGGESEGWDDGV; from the coding sequence ATGGATGAGCCAGAGATACAGCGGCATATTGAAGGCGCAAATGCAAACTTCCTCGCTGGCTGTGTAGTTTCAAGGATCAGTCTGAACTCCAGCGTTAAGATCACTAACAAGTTTTCTGTCAAAGCCGATGCCAACACGATATTGCTATCCTGGCGCCGAAACCCCGGTTTAGGATTTGGCAAAGTGCAGGCAATACTTCACTCCATTGCCGGAGCCCTGAAATTCTACAATAGAAACAGTCAAGAAATCCGGGGGCGCTGGAATACAAACGCTCTTGTGGGATTCTACCAACCGGAACACGCACTTGAAGCCATAGGACACTTCAGCAGCCAACCACACATGGACGTTCACTTGATATACAACTTCTACTTTACTACGCCAAGAGAGCTATACGATGCTATCAGGGCTGGTGTACTGGATGTAATGGTGCTAGTCCCAGAAGTAGCGCCATTTTGGCAAGAAGCAAGAAATGACAAGGTCACAACACGTCTATCAGGAGCAAATCAGCAGCAAATAGTAAACTTGAAAAGGGTATTGGAAGCCTCGTTTGCCGGACATATTGCAACTGCACCAGAGCTGGACCCTGTAACGAAGGGAGAACTAGACAGTGAGACTGCGGAAGAGCTAGGCCTTGCTACGCGACACGAGATATGGCACGAGTTCTTCAGCACAGCACCCGGGGCTGTCTGGCTCCAGCATCTGGCGCGCGACTATGAAATGACCATCATAAGCGATAAATTGCAGCAGCGGCTACGCATTTACGACCCATCCGAGAATGACAAGAAAATCGAAGAGGTTGAGTACCAGCTCGCAAAGAAGGTATTTCTGCTCGAGGGGTCAAGGGAATCACACGTGATCCATTTTGGAAAAAATGCTTTCCGCGAGTTTCTTGCGTCCGACAAAGTCGTAAGGGCGCAGTCAACCCTGGGCGCATCACAAGTCAGTCTCGACATTCTCAAGAAAGCCCTCGTCCTGCACTGCCCGTGTGTGGATGCATTGTCGCTTGCCTCTGAGCTCAACTTGCCATTTACAGAACTGGAAAGAACAAAAGACATTACCACGACGTGTTCTCAATGTGGCCAAGCTACCGATCAAATCCAGTTTTCAGCCTGCAACCACTTCATCTGCAGGGACTGTTTCAACAACCAAATCCACGTATCAGCATCCGACCTCACGGGCAACTACTTCCCGCTTGTATGCTGGCACGACGACTGCGAGACGCCCATCGCCTTGGCCGATATCCGCAGAAACACCACCAGCAAAACATTCGACGCCCTTCTCACCGCCTCTCTGACTCACCACGTCCGGTGTTACCCCGATCTATACCGTAACTGCCCGACCACAAACTGCAAGTCCGTGTACCTCCGCCACGGATCCTACGAGATCTTCATCTGTCCAACTTGTCTGGCCCAGACATGTACCCGATGCGACTTGCAGGCCCATGCCCCGTGGACGTGCGAGAGCTACGGGGTGCATCTTCGCAATAACAGGCGGAATGAGGAGCTGCTGGATGACTACATGGCGCTCGCTGGTACCAAGGAGTGTCCAAAGTGCGCGACGCTTATCGAGAAGGTGGATGGATGTCACCATATCGAGTGCAGTAGCTGCCATACCCATATGTGTTGGGAGTGCTCAAACGCGTTTCCAAGCAGCGATGTCGTGTATCAGCATATGAACGAAGTGCATGGGGACGGGTTGTCGGATGGTGAGTATGAGGACAGTGGTGAAGAGAGTGGTGGGGAAAGCGAGGGGTGGGATGATGGAGTGTAG
- a CDS encoding AMID mitochondrial oxidoreductase — MAEQRNIVVLGASGAGLQATHYILKHILPALKEKNEAKYHVYAISPSSKWYFRVASPRVAASTSRMTTEQIMFDIPDGFKQYSDEDFTFVEAAATGLDTSARNVLYTSNKGQENEMLSYHALIVATGSNTYFPAFSMSMDAQSTLDSITSTNDKVESAQKIVIVGGGPTAVEFAGEVAEHRNGKPGWFSRVVPKTEITLITADKQLLPGLRPAIAKSAEKKLNALGVEVVYNTRVTDSSPTKEGCTALALENGQQLEADLYVPAFGVQPNSSWMPKELLNEKGYLITNDATLRVDSAGPRVYAFGDIASYSRNNFWDIMNGLPVLATNLKRDLLSYNPMLPDEKPNGKDRLYKPITSESMVVPIGSGGGVGAVMGWRVPSMFVWLLKGRDYMLGMSGLPTVNGAKVKKEVKWTKEEAAI, encoded by the coding sequence ATGGCTGAGCAACGCAATATTGTTGTTCTCGGCGCATCGGGCGCTGGGCTTCAAGCCACACACTACATTCTCAAACACATCCTACCTGCGCTCAAAGAGAAGAATGAAGCCAAGTACCATGTGTACGCCATCTCGCCATCTTCAAAGTGGTACTTCAGGGTGGCGTCGCCCCGAGTGGCGGCTTCGACTTCGCGCATGACGACTGAGCAGATCATGTTCGACATCCCCGACGGCTTCAAGCAGTATTCCGACGAAGATTTTACCTTCGTCGAGGCGGCCGCTACCGGTCTCGACACATCAGCACGGAACGTTTTGTACACCAGTAACAAGGGACAGGAGAATGAGATGCTGAGCTATCATGCGCTCATCGTCGCAACAGGCAGCAACACCTACTTCCCAGCCTTTTCGATGAGCATGGATGCTCAAAGCACTCTGGACTCCATCACCTCGACAAACGACAAGGTCGAATCGGCGCAGAAGATTGTAATTGTCGGTGGCGGCCCTACGGCGGTAGAATTTGCAGGCGAGGTCGCAGAGCATCGCAATGGCAAGCCCGGGTGGTTCAGCAGGGTAGTCCCAAAGACGGAGATCACCTTGATCACAGCAGACAAGCAATTGCTCCCCGGTCTGCGCCCTGCGATAGCCAAATCAGCAGAGAAGAAACTCAACGCGCTCGGTGTGGAGGTTGTCTACAACACGCGCGTGACCGACTCGTCACCCACAAAAGAAGGCTGCACAGCTCTTGCACTGGAGAATGGCCAGCAACTAGAAGCAGACTTATACGTACCTGCCTTCGGTGTCCAACCAAACTCATCCTGGATGCCCAAGGAGCTCCTCAACGAAAAAGGTTACCTCATCACCAACGACGCGACTCTGCGCGTGGATTCAGCAGGCCCTCGCGTCTACGCGTTTGGAGACATTGCTTCCTACTCGCGCAACAACTTCTGGGACATCATGAATGGATTACCTGTGCTTGCGACTAACCTCAAGCGCGACCTGCTTTCGTACAACCCCATGCTGCCCGACGAGAAGCCAAATGGCAAGGATAGGCTGTACAAGCCCATTACTAGCGAGTCTATGGTGGTACCGATTGGTAGCGGCGGCGGGGTTGGTGCGGTCATGGGATGGCGGGTACCTAGTATGTTTGTCTGGCTGCTTAAAGGACGCGACTACATGCTGGGGATGAGTGGACTGCCAACAGTGAATGGTGCCAAGGTGAAGAAGGAAGTCAAGTGGACGAAGGAGGAGGCTGCTATCTGA